One region of Candidatus Zixiibacteriota bacterium genomic DNA includes:
- a CDS encoding C40 family peptidase codes for MKYAVVVRNVADLRAEPKFRSERKSQLLFNEAVEILEDRDGYYLVRQQDRYEGWVDQRAVHIISKKLFGMHSEHLNYQVGSPTVRVKPPPGARHFPPFLFYGTRVNLVEKIGRDAFIMTHDDHLLKISVRKLTPLLEDNAIIVNPEGIIRDARKFLGVPYLWGGVTPFGFDCSGLVQMVYRTAGIKLPRDSKDQRFSGHWINIDQVRKGDLRFFRGHVAIALDRYRIIHSSLGEGGVAINSLNPGDPDFRPDLINIFLEDRRVI; via the coding sequence ATGAAATACGCCGTGGTCGTCAGAAATGTAGCCGATCTCCGCGCCGAGCCGAAATTTCGTTCGGAGCGCAAAAGCCAGTTGCTGTTCAACGAGGCTGTTGAAATTCTCGAGGATCGCGATGGTTACTATCTTGTAAGGCAACAGGACCGATATGAGGGCTGGGTGGATCAGAGAGCCGTACATATTATATCGAAAAAACTATTCGGTATGCATTCGGAGCATCTCAATTATCAGGTTGGATCGCCGACGGTGCGCGTCAAACCGCCGCCTGGAGCAAGGCACTTCCCGCCGTTTCTATTTTATGGAACCAGAGTTAATCTGGTGGAGAAAATCGGCCGCGATGCCTTCATCATGACTCATGATGACCACCTGCTCAAGATTTCAGTCCGCAAACTGACCCCTCTTCTGGAGGATAACGCCATAATCGTCAACCCTGAAGGAATTATCCGTGACGCCCGGAAATTTCTCGGTGTTCCGTATCTCTGGGGAGGTGTTACGCCCTTCGGTTTTGACTGCTCCGGGCTGGTGCAAATGGTCTATCGTACCGCCGGAATCAAACTCCCCCGCGACAGCAAGGATCAGCGTTTTTCGGGACACTGGATCAATATTGACCAGGTCCGAAAGGGTGACCTGCGATTTTTCAGGGGACACGTCGCCATTGCTCTCGACCGATACCGTATCATTCACTCCTCGCTGGGCGAAGGCGGGGTGGCAATCAATTCCCTTAATCCCGGTGACCCTGATTTTCGCCCCGACCTGATCAATATCTTTCTTGAGGATCGGAGGGTGATA